Proteins encoded within one genomic window of Acinetobacter sp. WCHA55:
- a CDS encoding TRAP transporter permease translates to MTQNEEKVAPEQLDEQQQQAILEKFDRESVTRSPSNKSVAWFIAAIAILYSLFHLFITFNPLPELIQRSAHVAIGLVLIFLLYPARQSSSRQSIPWLDWLLALASLATFLYLWKEYQAIMTTRGGIPNTLDIVFAILAVVLVVEGARRVMGWMLPILGLVFLSYPFFSHYDWVPDRLLTRPYSISDIFGQMYLKTEGLYSSAIGASVTFIFLFILFGAFLAKSGMGKLFNDLAMALAGHKQGGPAKVAVISSGFMGSINGTAVANVVGTGSFTIPLMKKIGYHKNFAGAVEASASVGGQILPPVMGASAFIMAETTGVSYGTIALAATLPALLYYLGVMAQVHFRAGKDNLKGVPKADLPRVKDVLKERGHLLIPIVALVFFLFQSIPVSYAAVYTIVLTVVVASFRKSTRMGFKEILEALADGAKQSLSVMAACAVVGIIIGVVSLTSFGSVMTSSIMSIGAGSLFLTLFFTMIASMILGMGLPSIPAYIITATMAAPALANFDIPTLVAHMFVFYFGLFANITPPVALAAFAGAGIAGGDPMRTGFQALKLSLAGFIVPFLFVYNPAMLMIDTTNVAVNAREFAFPAWTTIVSIVFTSVVGILALGAAVEGYFKVGLNWFWRIFLGVGALCMIIPEPVTDIIGIVMVVIAISINIMQAKKQNQSYSMS, encoded by the coding sequence ATGACTCAAAATGAAGAAAAAGTTGCCCCTGAACAATTAGATGAGCAACAACAACAAGCCATTTTAGAAAAATTTGATCGTGAGTCAGTGACTCGTTCCCCAAGCAACAAATCTGTGGCATGGTTCATAGCAGCGATTGCTATTTTATATTCCTTATTTCATTTATTCATTACTTTTAATCCACTACCCGAACTGATTCAACGTTCCGCCCATGTCGCTATTGGTTTGGTTTTGATCTTCCTACTTTATCCTGCGCGTCAGTCCAGTTCACGACAAAGCATCCCTTGGTTGGATTGGTTACTTGCCTTAGCCTCTTTAGCAACCTTTTTATACCTATGGAAAGAATATCAAGCGATCATGACCACACGTGGTGGTATTCCAAACACCTTAGATATTGTTTTTGCCATTTTAGCTGTGGTGCTGGTAGTTGAAGGTGCTCGGCGGGTCATGGGGTGGATGCTGCCTATTTTAGGTTTAGTTTTTCTGTCTTACCCGTTTTTTAGCCACTATGACTGGGTCCCTGATCGTTTATTGACGCGTCCATATAGTATTAGTGATATTTTCGGGCAAATGTATTTAAAAACCGAAGGCCTTTATTCTTCCGCAATCGGTGCCTCAGTCACGTTTATTTTCCTGTTTATTTTGTTTGGTGCTTTTCTGGCGAAATCAGGCATGGGCAAACTGTTTAATGATTTGGCGATGGCACTTGCGGGACATAAACAAGGAGGCCCTGCAAAAGTTGCCGTCATTTCCAGTGGATTTATGGGCAGCATTAATGGCACAGCGGTAGCCAATGTCGTGGGTACAGGTTCATTTACCATTCCCTTGATGAAAAAAATTGGCTACCACAAAAATTTTGCAGGTGCTGTTGAAGCCAGTGCCTCTGTAGGTGGACAAATTTTACCACCGGTGATGGGAGCCAGTGCCTTCATTATGGCTGAAACCACCGGTGTCAGTTATGGCACCATTGCCCTTGCAGCCACACTTCCCGCTTTGCTCTATTATTTGGGTGTAATGGCACAAGTTCATTTCCGTGCTGGTAAAGACAATTTAAAAGGTGTCCCGAAAGCGGATTTGCCACGAGTTAAAGATGTCCTAAAGGAACGAGGACATTTGCTTATTCCAATCGTAGCTTTGGTGTTTTTCCTCTTCCAATCCATTCCCGTTAGTTATGCTGCGGTCTATACCATTGTCTTAACTGTGGTCGTGGCGAGTTTCCGAAAATCGACCCGTATGGGCTTCAAAGAAATATTAGAAGCGCTCGCCGATGGTGCAAAGCAATCCCTTTCGGTCATGGCCGCCTGTGCTGTGGTGGGAATTATTATTGGTGTGGTGAGCCTGACCAGCTTTGGCTCTGTCATGACCTCCTCAATTATGAGCATCGGTGCAGGTAGTCTATTTCTAACGCTATTCTTTACCATGATTGCGTCAATGATTTTAGGCATGGGACTTCCTTCGATTCCAGCCTATATCATTACCGCGACTATGGCTGCACCCGCTTTGGCAAACTTTGATATTCCCACGCTAGTGGCGCATATGTTTGTGTTCTACTTTGGTCTGTTTGCCAATATTACCCCGCCTGTCGCCTTAGCCGCCTTTGCAGGTGCGGGAATCGCAGGGGGTGACCCAATGCGCACAGGTTTCCAAGCCTTGAAACTCTCTTTGGCCGGTTTCATTGTCCCGTTCCTGTTCGTCTATAACCCTGCCATGCTGATGATTGATACAACCAATGTCGCAGTCAATGCACGTGAGTTTGCTTTTCCTGCCTGGACGACTATTGTGAGTATTGTCTTTACCTCAGTAGTCGGTATTTTGGCGCTGGGTGCAGCAGTTGAAGGTTACTTTAAAGTTGGTTTGAACTGGTTCTGGCGGATTTTCTTAGGTGTAGGTGCTTTATGTATGATTATCCCTGAACCTGTGACTGATATTATCGGGATTGTGATGGTGGTAATTGCGATCAGCATTAATATTATGCAAGCCAAAAAACAAAATCAGTCCTATTCAATGTCCTAA
- a CDS encoding MBL fold metallo-hydrolase: MKKTISTLSISLLCFAPIITQAENTTSQTAIDQQKQVSGYYQYQMGDVQITALLDGTNFMSPKLFQNIPEKEVHEILKKYAADQAKGVQTSVNAFLVNTGHSLVLVDSGAASCFGAHLGSVLSNLKASGYKPEQVDTILLTHLHPDHVCGISQNGVANFPNATVYVSNDEANYWLNPKQVSQLPKEKQAGYLGTVEKIKQAIAPYQAKQRFKTYQLGDQVQGFKVINTAGHTPGHFSYELKSKDETVVFIGDIVHSHTVQFDKPTTAIDYDIDPKKAVQTRLKQFAEYAKDGQTIAAPHLPFPGIGHIYSADGKSYQWIPVHFKD, from the coding sequence ATGAAAAAAACAATTTCAACATTATCCATATCACTACTCTGCTTTGCTCCAATCATTACACAAGCAGAAAATACAACAAGCCAAACAGCGATTGACCAACAAAAACAAGTTTCAGGCTATTACCAATACCAAATGGGTGATGTACAAATCACTGCCTTGCTCGATGGCACTAACTTCATGTCGCCTAAACTCTTTCAAAACATTCCAGAAAAAGAAGTACATGAAATTTTAAAGAAATACGCTGCCGACCAAGCCAAAGGCGTACAAACCTCAGTCAATGCCTTCCTCGTGAATACAGGTCATTCGCTGGTTTTAGTGGATAGCGGTGCTGCGAGCTGTTTTGGCGCACATTTGGGTTCAGTGCTAAGTAACTTAAAAGCATCAGGCTATAAACCAGAACAAGTCGATACCATCTTACTAACACATCTACACCCAGACCATGTGTGTGGTATTAGCCAAAATGGCGTGGCAAACTTTCCAAATGCAACGGTTTATGTCTCGAATGATGAAGCGAACTATTGGCTAAACCCGAAACAAGTCAGCCAACTCCCGAAAGAAAAACAAGCAGGCTACTTAGGAACTGTTGAAAAAATTAAACAAGCCATTGCACCCTATCAAGCCAAACAACGCTTCAAAACGTATCAATTGGGCGATCAAGTTCAGGGCTTTAAAGTGATTAATACTGCGGGGCATACACCCGGACATTTTAGCTATGAGTTAAAATCCAAAGATGAAACGGTGGTCTTTATTGGTGACATTGTGCACTCACATACCGTGCAATTTGATAAACCTACAACGGCAATTGATTATGATATCGACCCGAAAAAAGCGGTACAAACCCGCTTAAAGCAATTTGCAGAATATGCGAAAGACGGGCAAACCATTGCAGCACCACACTTGCCATTCCCCGGTATTGGGCATATCTATTCAGCAGATGGGAAAAGCTATCAATGGATTCCTGTGCATTTTAAGGATTGA
- a CDS encoding IS5 family transposase has translation MKKPTHKIYRTTNWPAYNRALINRGNIAIWFDPKTQWYAEPQGKQGRSQTYSDIAIQCCLMIKSLFRLTLRMVTGFVQSLIKLCGLDWTAPDYSTLCRRQKHIDIAISYQKNSDGLHLLVDSTGLKFLGEGEWKRKKHQSEYRRQWCKLHIGIDARTLQIRAVQLTTNNVSDSQVLGDLLNQIPLDEQIDSVYTDGAYDTKQCRQVIADRQAHAVIPPRKNAKPWKDKKVHSLERNELLRTVKRLGRTLWKKWSGYHQRSLVETKMHCIKLLGDKLSARNFQSQVNEVHARIAILNRFTELGRPHTQVVT, from the coding sequence ATGAAGAAGCCTACACACAAAATCTACCGCACAACCAATTGGCCCGCATATAACCGAGCTCTCATTAATCGTGGGAATATTGCCATTTGGTTCGATCCAAAAACACAATGGTATGCAGAACCTCAAGGCAAACAAGGTCGAAGTCAAACCTACTCCGACATAGCGATTCAATGCTGTTTGATGATCAAATCTCTATTTAGACTTACTTTACGCATGGTCACTGGCTTTGTTCAAAGCTTAATTAAACTTTGTGGATTAGATTGGACAGCACCAGATTACAGTACGCTTTGTAGAAGACAAAAGCATATTGATATTGCAATTAGTTATCAGAAAAACAGTGATGGGCTTCATCTACTCGTAGACTCTACTGGCTTAAAGTTTTTGGGCGAAGGTGAATGGAAACGTAAAAAGCATCAGTCTGAATATCGTCGCCAATGGTGTAAACTTCATATTGGTATAGATGCTAGAACCCTGCAAATACGAGCCGTTCAGCTCACGACCAACAATGTAAGTGATTCACAGGTGCTTGGGGATTTACTCAATCAGATTCCATTGGATGAGCAGATTGACTCCGTATATACCGATGGCGCTTATGACACCAAGCAATGCCGACAGGTCATTGCAGATCGGCAAGCACATGCAGTGATTCCACCTAGAAAAAATGCCAAGCCTTGGAAAGATAAAAAAGTTCATTCGCTAGAGCGAAATGAATTACTTCGCACTGTTAAACGTTTAGGCAGGACACTATGGAAAAAATGGTCGGGCTACCATCAGCGAAGTCTGGTTGAAACCAAGATGCACTGCATCAAATTATTAGGCGATAAACTCAGTGCTAGGAACTTTCAAAGCCAAGTCAACGAGGTACATGCTCGTATAGCCATTTTAAATAGATTTACAGAATTAGGCCGACCTCATACCCAAGTTGTCACTTAA
- a CDS encoding TAXI family TRAP transporter solute-binding subunit, producing MKKWTQLTLLSIALAGLGACSSDNKTATSGDAQTETSAQASDKLQTKFVNIATGGASGPYNVIGTSLAEIYNKTYGVNSKTQTTGASVENLNLLKQKKVEMAFVMSDSLTEALNGTGSFASGKIDNVQQVAALYPNYVQIVASKKSGIKKLEDLKGKRIAVGAQNSGVEVNARTLLNGFGITYNDVKVDYLGYAEAADALKGGKIDAAFLTSGIPNSSLMELQQGFDLQLVGIDPEKVKQIAKNQTYFLSLNIPKGTYGNAEDIPTAAIMNALVVRSDISEDDVYKLTKTFFDSLGQLANSHQAATEINLETAQKGVVAPLHPGAKRYYEELAAKK from the coding sequence ATGAAAAAATGGACCCAACTCACGCTACTTTCAATTGCACTTGCAGGTCTAGGAGCATGCTCAAGTGACAATAAAACCGCAACGTCAGGCGATGCTCAAACTGAAACCAGTGCACAAGCATCCGACAAACTCCAAACTAAATTTGTCAACATAGCGACAGGCGGTGCATCTGGCCCGTATAACGTGATTGGCACCAGTTTGGCTGAAATTTATAATAAAACCTATGGTGTAAATTCAAAAACTCAAACCACAGGCGCATCGGTAGAAAATCTTAATTTACTCAAACAGAAAAAAGTCGAAATGGCTTTTGTCATGAGTGACAGCTTAACCGAAGCACTGAATGGCACAGGTAGTTTTGCCAGTGGGAAAATTGATAATGTCCAACAAGTGGCAGCACTCTATCCCAACTATGTGCAAATTGTGGCATCAAAAAAATCAGGCATTAAAAAGCTTGAAGACTTAAAAGGTAAGCGTATTGCCGTCGGTGCCCAAAACTCAGGGGTTGAAGTTAATGCACGCACGCTCTTAAATGGTTTCGGTATTACTTATAATGATGTGAAGGTCGATTATCTAGGCTATGCAGAAGCCGCCGATGCGTTAAAAGGTGGAAAAATTGATGCTGCATTCTTAACCAGTGGTATTCCCAACTCATCCTTGATGGAATTGCAACAAGGTTTCGATTTACAACTGGTCGGGATCGATCCTGAGAAAGTGAAACAAATCGCCAAAAACCAAACCTATTTCCTATCTCTAAATATTCCAAAAGGCACTTATGGCAATGCAGAAGATATTCCAACTGCAGCTATTATGAATGCTTTAGTGGTACGTTCCGATATTTCTGAAGATGATGTCTATAAACTGACCAAAACCTTCTTTGATAGTTTAGGACAGTTGGCCAACTCACATCAGGCAGCGACAGAAATTAATCTGGAAACAGCTCAAAAAGGCGTGGTTGCACCTCTACACCCGGGCGCTAAACGTTATTACGAGGAACTCGCAGCGAAAAAATGA
- the apbC gene encoding iron-sulfur cluster carrier protein ApbC, with protein MSWLSSLKSVFSPAQEVKEEEIQTVLQNYILPNSNHALKDRITQVNVQGNVLQITINTFPAEANDLQQMHDDLAVALEVCGIKELNMHVIQQKTGHKEKSGCGHQHAEGESCSSQAKEVAPKSNLPPVIDASGSAPKVAAQPVETDPNNPPIQKAAPQQRDVPKHPRIQNVILVSSGKGGVGKSTTTVNLALALQKIGLKVGVLDADIYGPSIPTMLGNAGKTPMIEAENFVPLDAYGLAVLSIGHLTGDHNTPVAWRGPKATGALMQLFNQTLWPDLDVLMIDMPPGTGDIQLTLAQRIPVTGAVIVTTPQNVALMDATKGIELFNRVHIPVMGVVENMSTHICSNCGFEEQIFGTGGGDQLSEQYAIPLLGRLPLNVQIRENADAGKPSVLVEDSAADSYMQIAEKIASALPKAEKDQTRIF; from the coding sequence ATGTCGTGGCTTTCTTCTCTTAAATCAGTTTTTTCTCCTGCGCAGGAGGTAAAGGAAGAAGAAATCCAAACAGTACTGCAAAACTATATCTTGCCCAATTCAAACCATGCGTTGAAAGACCGTATTACTCAAGTGAATGTGCAGGGTAATGTTCTGCAAATTACCATCAATACTTTTCCTGCTGAAGCCAATGATTTACAACAGATGCATGATGATTTGGCAGTTGCGCTTGAAGTATGCGGTATCAAAGAATTAAACATGCATGTGATTCAGCAAAAAACGGGACATAAAGAAAAGTCTGGCTGTGGACATCAGCATGCTGAAGGTGAGAGCTGTTCAAGCCAAGCAAAAGAGGTTGCACCGAAAAGCAATTTACCCCCAGTGATCGATGCTTCAGGCTCAGCACCTAAAGTTGCTGCACAACCCGTTGAAACTGATCCAAACAATCCACCCATCCAAAAAGCCGCTCCACAACAACGTGATGTGCCGAAGCATCCGCGTATTCAAAATGTGATTTTGGTATCCTCGGGCAAGGGGGGCGTGGGCAAATCCACCACTACGGTAAACCTTGCACTTGCTTTGCAAAAAATCGGCCTAAAAGTTGGGGTTTTAGATGCGGACATTTATGGTCCAAGTATTCCAACCATGTTGGGCAACGCAGGCAAAACGCCGATGATTGAAGCGGAAAACTTTGTACCCTTGGATGCTTATGGTCTAGCCGTGTTATCAATTGGGCATTTAACAGGTGATCATAATACTCCTGTGGCTTGGCGTGGGCCGAAAGCGACAGGGGCTTTGATGCAGCTGTTCAATCAAACCTTATGGCCTGACTTAGATGTCTTGATGATTGATATGCCACCGGGTACAGGTGATATTCAGTTGACCCTTGCGCAGCGTATTCCTGTGACAGGTGCGGTGATTGTGACTACACCTCAAAACGTGGCACTTATGGATGCGACCAAAGGCATTGAATTATTCAATCGTGTACACATTCCAGTCATGGGTGTAGTGGAAAATATGTCGACCCATATTTGCTCAAATTGTGGATTTGAAGAGCAAATTTTTGGTACGGGTGGCGGTGATCAACTGTCGGAGCAATACGCTATTCCGCTTTTGGGACGTCTGCCTTTAAATGTACAAATCCGTGAAAATGCAGATGCAGGGAAGCCTTCGGTTCTAGTTGAAGACAGTGCAGCAGATAGCTATATGCAAATTGCTGAAAAAATTGCATCAGCATTGCCGAAAGCTGAAAAAGACCAAACCCGTATTTTTTAA
- a CDS encoding DUF1850 domain-containing protein — translation MKLKKSAVFTALFLLGLCGLLFLPIHYTEVTVAQMQCRISTTQFNLQWKHSVEKTRWIENYHREQQHFILRYTDLISFGAGTPNDYPIIFQKDGMVRMKVNRRIDQINWIISKNMQGSIIIHQGVWPIFQQYPDYTLVQITAQQQPLWKAWQIGECR, via the coding sequence ATGAAGCTGAAAAAAAGTGCAGTGTTTACTGCACTTTTTCTACTCGGTTTATGCGGGCTGCTGTTCTTGCCTATTCACTATACCGAAGTGACTGTTGCTCAAATGCAGTGCCGAATTTCAACGACACAATTTAATTTGCAGTGGAAACACTCAGTTGAAAAAACCCGTTGGATTGAAAATTATCATCGGGAGCAACAGCACTTTATATTGCGCTACACCGACCTAATTTCTTTCGGTGCAGGTACGCCGAATGACTATCCTATCATCTTTCAAAAAGACGGTATGGTCAGAATGAAAGTTAATCGGCGAATTGATCAAATCAACTGGATCATTTCCAAGAATATGCAAGGCAGTATCATCATTCACCAGGGCGTCTGGCCCATTTTTCAACAATATCCAGATTACACCTTGGTTCAAATTACAGCACAACAACAGCCCTTGTGGAAAGCATGGCAGATCGGAGAATGCCGATGA
- a CDS encoding LysE family translocator produces MVTWFFIGLVITILLTPGPTNTLLASSGIQVGIRKSLRLIPAEAFGYLISITAWGFLIGKVSVHLPLLPTILKLFSASYIIYLAIKLWRTADAEVSFNQPTIRARELFLATLLNPKALLFASAIFPTIAWTRLDYYLSHMSLFLVLIVPIAFFWTFIGSILASNKIRWLNQSNLQKTASLVLMSFSIPLSYSAILSF; encoded by the coding sequence ATGGTCACTTGGTTTTTTATTGGTTTAGTGATAACCATTCTTTTAACTCCAGGACCGACCAATACCTTACTTGCCTCTTCGGGCATTCAAGTCGGTATTCGTAAATCTTTGCGTCTCATTCCAGCAGAAGCTTTTGGCTATCTCATTTCAATCACGGCATGGGGCTTCCTTATTGGAAAAGTGTCTGTACACTTACCTTTATTGCCGACTATTTTAAAACTGTTCAGCGCAAGCTATATCATTTATTTGGCCATTAAATTATGGCGTACAGCCGATGCTGAAGTGAGTTTTAATCAACCGACTATTCGGGCGCGTGAACTATTTTTGGCAACATTATTGAACCCTAAAGCATTGTTATTTGCTTCTGCCATTTTCCCAACTATTGCGTGGACAAGATTGGATTATTACTTGTCACATATGTCGCTGTTTTTGGTGTTGATTGTGCCGATAGCTTTCTTTTGGACTTTTATTGGGTCAATTTTAGCGAGCAATAAAATTCGTTGGCTGAACCAATCTAACCTGCAAAAAACAGCATCGCTGGTTTTGATGAGTTTTTCGATTCCGCTGAGCTATTCTGCGATTTTAAGCTTTTAA
- the metG gene encoding methionine--tRNA ligase → MRNILVTNALPYANGPIHMGHLLGYIQADIWVRAMRAMGHDVTYVCADDAHGTAIMLRAEANGISPEDQIANVQKEHIRDFDGFGVHFDHYDSTHSDENRVRASEIYVKNREAGNIAIRPVNQLFDPEKGMFLSDRFIKGTCPKCKSEDQYGDACEVCGTTYNATELLNPKSTLSGATPVEKSSDHYFFKLPNFSEYLQKWTRDQGRLPVSIANKLDEWFEAGLSDWDISRDAPYFGFEIPDAPNKYFYVWVDAPIGYMSSFENYIKTKRPDLNFDDFWKKDSDKEVYHFIGKDIVYFHALFWPAMLEGANYRTPSGLFVNGFLTVNGQKMSKSRGTFIKAETYLEHLNPEYLRYYFASKLSDKVEDSDLNLDDFVQKVNSDLVGKVVNIASRCAKFINTKFDNKLSATCAEPELVQSFIDAGDSIAKAYEAREFSAAIREIMALADKANQYIDEKKPWALAKVEGEEQQVHDVCSVGINLFRQLAVYLAPVLPTLAAQVQAFLKLDRFDFASRTTILVDHEIALFQALMQRVDPKAVAAMVDASKDSLAAAAEPVKVEKKKEKKAEKKPEPKVGEAVSENNVIGIEDFMKVDLRVAEVLEAATVEGSDKLLQLTLNVGEAEPRNVFSGIREFYQPEDLKGKLVVMVANLAPRKMRFGISNGMVLAAGNGAGVWVISPESGAKAGDKVS, encoded by the coding sequence GTGCGTAATATTTTAGTCACTAACGCCCTACCATACGCCAATGGCCCCATCCATATGGGACACTTACTCGGTTATATCCAAGCAGATATTTGGGTTCGTGCCATGCGTGCAATGGGACACGATGTGACATATGTATGTGCGGACGATGCTCATGGTACAGCGATTATGCTACGTGCCGAAGCCAATGGTATTTCGCCTGAAGATCAAATTGCCAACGTGCAAAAAGAGCACATTCGTGACTTTGACGGTTTCGGTGTCCATTTCGACCATTATGATTCAACCCATAGTGATGAAAACCGCGTTCGTGCTTCTGAAATTTATGTGAAAAACCGTGAAGCAGGTAATATTGCCATCCGTCCTGTAAATCAGCTTTTTGACCCTGAAAAAGGCATGTTCCTGTCTGACCGTTTCATTAAAGGCACATGCCCGAAATGTAAATCGGAAGATCAGTATGGCGATGCGTGCGAAGTCTGCGGTACAACTTACAACGCAACTGAGCTTTTAAACCCAAAATCGACTTTAAGTGGTGCCACGCCTGTAGAGAAATCTTCAGATCATTACTTCTTTAAACTGCCGAATTTCTCAGAATACCTACAGAAATGGACACGTGACCAAGGTCGTTTACCTGTTTCAATTGCCAACAAACTGGATGAATGGTTTGAAGCAGGTTTATCAGACTGGGATATTTCACGTGATGCACCATATTTCGGTTTTGAAATTCCAGATGCACCAAACAAATATTTCTATGTTTGGGTCGATGCGCCGATTGGTTATATGTCGAGTTTTGAAAACTACATCAAGACTAAACGTCCTGATTTAAATTTTGACGACTTTTGGAAAAAAGACTCAGACAAAGAAGTCTATCACTTCATTGGTAAAGACATCGTTTACTTCCACGCGCTGTTCTGGCCTGCAATGCTTGAAGGTGCAAATTACCGTACGCCGTCGGGTTTATTCGTGAATGGTTTCTTGACGGTGAATGGTCAAAAGATGTCGAAGTCTCGTGGGACGTTCATCAAAGCTGAAACCTATTTAGAACACTTAAACCCTGAGTACTTACGTTACTACTTCGCGTCTAAACTATCAGATAAAGTTGAAGACTCTGATTTAAACTTGGATGATTTCGTTCAGAAAGTAAACTCTGACTTAGTGGGTAAAGTAGTCAACATTGCCAGTCGTTGTGCAAAATTCATCAATACCAAGTTTGATAATAAGTTAAGTGCAACTTGTGCAGAGCCTGAATTGGTACAAAGCTTTATTGATGCGGGCGATTCAATTGCGAAAGCATACGAAGCACGTGAGTTCTCTGCTGCGATTCGTGAAATCATGGCACTTGCAGATAAAGCCAACCAATATATTGATGAGAAAAAACCGTGGGCTTTAGCAAAAGTTGAAGGCGAAGAGCAACAGGTTCATGACGTGTGTTCTGTCGGTATTAACCTGTTCCGTCAATTGGCTGTGTACCTTGCACCTGTACTTCCTACTTTAGCGGCTCAAGTGCAAGCGTTCTTAAAACTAGACCGCTTCGACTTTGCATCGCGAACAACGATATTGGTTGATCATGAAATTGCATTGTTCCAAGCATTGATGCAACGTGTAGACCCTAAAGCGGTTGCGGCAATGGTGGATGCATCGAAAGATTCTTTAGCTGCTGCAGCTGAACCTGTAAAAGTTGAAAAGAAAAAAGAGAAGAAAGCCGAGAAAAAGCCTGAACCTAAAGTGGGTGAAGCTGTTTCTGAAAACAATGTGATTGGTATTGAAGACTTTATGAAAGTTGACCTACGTGTCGCTGAAGTTTTAGAAGCTGCAACTGTTGAAGGTTCTGACAAACTTCTTCAACTCACTTTGAATGTGGGTGAAGCTGAGCCACGTAATGTATTTAGTGGTATTCGTGAGTTCTACCAGCCTGAAGACCTTAAAGGTAAATTAGTGGTGATGGTCGCTAACCTTGCACCGCGTAAAATGCGTTTTGGTATTTCAAATGGTATGGTGCTTGCAGCGGGTAATGGCGCAGGTGTTTGGGTGATTTCACCTGAATCTGGCGCTAAAGCTGGTGATAAGGTTTCTTAA
- a CDS encoding LysE family translocator has protein sequence MESLLILGSITLALMLGAISPGPTFIYVAKNSIAISRKHGLFTALGTGTGAALFGLLAVMGLQAILLAVPSAYIALKVFGGLYLLWLAYKIIKHAKEPMEAVNGSVKTMSYVQAFRLGLITQLSNPKIAIILASIFTALLPKEIPTYFYVVLPMLCFFIDAGWYSLVAVALSAEKPRRVYLKFKKVFDRVAGAVMTGLGLKLIFGMK, from the coding sequence TTGGAATCATTATTGATTTTAGGCTCTATCACTTTGGCATTAATGTTAGGTGCTATTAGTCCTGGTCCAACATTTATTTATGTCGCCAAAAATTCAATTGCGATTTCACGTAAACATGGCTTATTTACTGCTTTAGGTACAGGCACAGGCGCTGCATTGTTTGGTTTGCTTGCAGTCATGGGGTTACAAGCAATTTTGTTGGCTGTACCGTCAGCTTATATTGCCTTGAAAGTTTTTGGCGGTTTGTACTTACTTTGGCTGGCTTATAAAATCATTAAACATGCTAAAGAACCGATGGAAGCTGTAAATGGTTCTGTAAAGACGATGAGTTATGTACAGGCTTTTCGGTTGGGGCTGATTACTCAGCTCAGTAATCCTAAAATTGCCATTATTCTTGCCAGTATTTTTACTGCACTTTTACCCAAAGAAATTCCAACTTATTTCTATGTGGTATTGCCGATGCTGTGCTTTTTTATTGATGCAGGTTGGTATTCGCTTGTGGCGGTGGCCTTGTCAGCGGAAAAGCCACGTCGTGTATATTTAAAGTTTAAGAAAGTATTTGATCGTGTTGCTGGGGCTGTGATGACAGGATTAGGTTTAAAACTTATTTTTGGAATGAAGTAA
- the dcd gene encoding dCTP deaminase, with translation MAIKSDRWIREMSEKHGMIEPYAENQVRLDENGQKLISYGVSSYGYDVRCAREFKVFTNVHSAIVDPKNFDDKSFIDIEADVCIIPPNSFALARTVEYFRIPRNVLTVCLGKSTYARCGIIVNVTPLEPEWEGHVTLEFSNTTNLPARIYAGEGVAQMLFFESDEVCETSYKDRGGKYQGQTGVTLPKT, from the coding sequence ATGGCTATTAAGTCCGATCGTTGGATTCGCGAAATGAGCGAAAAACACGGCATGATCGAACCGTATGCAGAAAACCAAGTTCGTTTAGATGAAAATGGTCAAAAACTCATTTCTTATGGCGTGTCGAGCTATGGTTATGATGTACGTTGTGCACGTGAGTTTAAAGTTTTTACCAATGTTCACTCGGCAATTGTAGATCCAAAAAACTTTGATGATAAAAGTTTTATCGATATTGAAGCTGATGTTTGTATTATTCCGCCGAACTCATTTGCTTTAGCACGTACCGTTGAGTATTTCCGTATTCCGCGTAATGTGTTGACTGTGTGTTTGGGTAAATCGACCTATGCACGTTGCGGTATTATCGTAAACGTCACACCACTTGAGCCTGAGTGGGAAGGTCATGTCACTTTAGAGTTCTCGAACACAACGAATCTACCTGCACGTATTTATGCCGGTGAGGGTGTTGCACAAATGTTGTTCTTCGAATCTGACGAAGTGTGTGAAACATCGTATAAAGACCGTGGTGGCAAGTATCAAGGTCAAACAGGTGTGACTCTACCAAAGACCTAA